The nucleotide window CCTTAGGGGTCAGAGCCAAAACTTCAAAATCTCCGTGTTCTCCGCGCGCTCTGCGTGAGATAAAAATACATCACGCAGGGTGCGCTGAGGTCACAGAGTAAGCTGGGGTCAGAGCATATAATTTTACAACAATTACAATATTATAATTGACAGAACAGCATTTTCATTACATACCCATATATATTGTTCCAATGGAGGAAAAAATGCATTACTGTATTATTGGCAATGGCGTTGCAGGTACTGAAGCAGCGTTAGCCATTCGCTCTCAAGACAGCTCATCTGCAGTAACCATTATTACGCAGTCAGTTCATCACATGTACTATCGCCCACGCCTCATTGAATATTTAGCTGGTGACATTAAACCAGAAAATCTGTATATCTATAAGCCTGCAATGTATGATGAAAAACACATCGAAGTGCTATTTAACACACAGGTTATTGATATAGATACCAAATCAAAACTTATACTATTACACAACGGTTCAAAGATTAAATACGATACATTATGCATTGCTACAGGTGCAACGCCTAACATACCTAACATTTCTGGCATTACACTTAAAGGTGTTTTCAGTATCCGCACACTTGAAGATGCAGACGCAATCATTCATCATATTGAAAATACACACCATAAACAAGTAGCAGTAGTTGGTGGTGGTCTTTTAGGACTTGAAACAGCTTACAGCTTATGTAAACGTGGATGCCATGTTACTGTCATTGAGTTTTTTGACCGTTTGCTACCCCGCCAGCTTGATAATGAGGGTGCCTCAATTCTAAAAAATCTTCTGGAACAAAAGGGCCTGCAGTTTGTATTGTCAGATTCGGTTACAGAAATTGTGGGCGATAGCTCCGTACAAAAAGTAATCTGTAAATCAGGAACACAAATTAACGCAGACACTGTGATTTTTTCAATGGGTATTAAACCACAAATAGAACTTGCAAAAAATGCTGGGCTTGCAGTAAACCGTGGAATACTTATCAATAACTATCTCCAGACATCAGAACCAACAATTTTTGCCGCTGGTGATCCTACTGAGTACAATGGCATTTGTTATGGTATATGGCCTGCTGCACGTGAACAGGGTAAGCTGGCAGGAATGAATATGGCTGGAGTAATGCAGGAATACAAAGGCACATTGCTTTCAGTATTGCTAAAAATAACTGGTATTGACCTTTACTCAGCAGGCGATTTTAATAAGGAAGGCACAAGATCCATTGTTCATAAAGCTGATAGTGTATATGTAAAATTTTTATACTCTGATACAGAGCCTCTTGCCGCAATTGTCATTGGCGACATGAATATTATAAAGCTTGCTCGTAACGTCATGGAACGCAAAGCTGAAATAAGTGAACTTATCACAAAATTTGCATAATTTTTATAGACAGTTTCAACACTAATTGCTTATCTCCCCTTTAAATAACTTTCTATCCTGTTCAAACCCTCTTCAATATTTTCAAGTGACGTTGCATAAGAAAATCTAAGAAATCCCTCACCAGCACTGCCAAAATCAATGCCCGGAGTTACACCAACTTTAACTTTTTCAACAATATTAAATGCTTCTTTATATGAATCGCTGCAGAACGCACGGGCATCAGCAAATACATAGAATGCACCTGTTGGTTCCACATGGATTGTAAAACCCATTTGAGTAAGACGCTGTATCATGTATTTTCGCCGGGCATCATAGGTCTGCCGCATCTTTTCAACGTCTGGCTTTGCATATTTCAATGCTGCAATACCTGCCCATTGAATAAAGTTATTTGCTGATATCATAAAATTTTGATGAATGCGTTGCATTACCTTTGTGAATTCTTTTGGAAATATACAGTAGCCCAAGCGCCACCCTGTCATTGCATACAACTTGGAAAATCCATTAATAACAAATGCCCTATCAGTAAACTCCAGAATTGAATGAGCCCTGTCTTTATATACCAGACCATGATAAATTTCATCCGAAATGATAAATTGTGCATCAAATTGCGCCATTGTCTGGAGAGCATCTTTACTCATCACAATGCCGGTGGGATTACATGGCGAGTTTATCATAATAGCTTTTGTTCTGGGAGTTATTTTTTTCTTTATGTCTTCCGGCCTATACTGAAAACCTTCTTCTGGATATGTTACTATTTCATTCACTCTCCCACCTGCCGCAATGATAAAATTCTGGTAACATGGATATCGTGGATTTGACACAATAACATCTTCACCAGGATTTAGTATAGCAAGCATGGCAAAAAGCAGTGCCGGAGATGTCCCTGTTGTCACCAGTATTTGATCGGGGGATAGTGAAACATTGTACTCGGTATAATAGTACTGGCAAATAGCTTCCCGCAATTCCAGCAATCCCAATGCATGAGTATATTTTATCTTTTGTTTTTTTAGTGCTTCTATGGCAGCTTCTTCAATAACCTGTGGCGTTATAAAATCGGGCTCGCCAACTTCAAGATGGATTACGCGTTGGCCCTTACGTTCTAACTCTTCGGCTTTTGCCATGACATCCATGACAATAAATGAAGTAAACTCATTTGCACGTTGTGATAGCATTGTGAGATAGCTCATAGAAGTATACTCTCATCATTGAATTGATTTATATGCAATTATCACCCAAAGCATACTGTACGTTCCATACATTGTCTCTAAGCACATTGATATTTTCTAAATACAAGAAGACCATCACTTTAATTTCATGACAAGTCTAATTTACAGTAACTATCGCAAAAAAATTATGGCAACTATTGACAAAATTGCACTTTCATTTTATTTTAATGATTGATTCAATTAACAGTAGCTATCCTACATTTTATGTATTGAGAAGAGGTATGCCATGGTTCAGATATTGATTTTATACTACTCACGCTCGGGGAATACCCAAGAACTTGCCAAAGCTATTGCTGAAGGTGTTAAGCAAGTTGAGGGCGCGCAATGTATTCTGCGCTCAACAGCAGAAGTAACCAAAGATGATTTTTTGAACTCACATGGCATAATTGCCGGTTCACCTGTGTATTTTGGAACAATGGCAGCTGAATTAAAACGCCTGTTTGATGATTATGTTATTATACGCAGAAAAATGGAAAATAAAGTAGGCGCTGCATTTGCTACTTCCAGTGACCCTTCAGGTGGCAAGGAAACAACTCTCCTTTCAATAATACAGGCTATGCTTATTTATGGGATGGTTATTGTTGGTGACCCTATGGAGGCTACTGGTCATTATGGTGTATCCTGCATTGGCTCTCCTGATGAGAAGACAAAGAAAAATGCAGCATTGTTAGGAAAACGTGTTGCCGAATTAGCAAAGAAACTCTGGGATTAATTGTGAAACATTGTGCCATCATAGTAGCAGGTGGTGTGGGACAGAGAATGGGATCTTCTGTCCCAAAACAATTCTTGCAGCTTGGCACCAAACCTATCATTGCGTGGTCTGTTGAAACTTTTATTACTTCAAAATTAATAGATATCATTATAATAGCAATTCATCCTGACTACAAACAAAAGCTTCAAGAAATTGTAAACATCTATTTTCCCAACAACAAAATAATCATAGCAAATGGGGGCGCAACCCGTCAAGAATCGTGTTACAATGCATTGAATGCCTATGACTTTTCAGCTAATGACATTGTGTTAATTCACGATGCAGCCCGCCCTTTTATAACTTCAACTATGATCAAACAGTGTATTGAAGGAGCAAAGCAAAACAGTGCATGCGGAATATATGTTCCCGTAAAAGAGACAATTGCACACATTGCTGATTCAACCGTTGCACAAGTTTTGCCCCGGCAAACACTGTATGCAGCACAAACACCACAATGTTTCCGCTATTCAATAATTTCTGATGCACATAAAAAGGCACGTGATAATAACATTCGTGATGCAACTGACGATGTATCATTGGTGGTAATGGCAGGATATACAGTTAAAGCAATAATAGGCGACTTTTACTCAAATATAAAAATAACCACAAACCAAGATATGGAATTAGCTAAGGTTTTAGTAATCCAAAAACATCACAATAAATAGTCCATAAAGCTTTTACCCTGAGTTTGACGCAAGTAGGTATTAAATTAATATATTTAATCTATCTTTATTTTTTTGATATGTCCCAACTGCTTAAGTTCTTCAAACAGTAAGCGTATACTAAAATCTTCATCCATACGGCAATGAACAACCAGATCCGAAGTGTGATTTTCCACATCTTCAGTAATTGATACCTGCCTGATGTCTATTTCACCGGTATGTGTCTTTATTGCTGTCAAAATCTGTTTTGCTGCAATAGCATCCGAATAATATGTAATCTGCAATATTCTTACTTTTTTCTGTTCAACCAGCCACAATTCAATTTTTTCAAACACCTGTAATATTACCACCAAAAACACGGTAGCTATCGCACCTAAAAAATAAAACCCTGCACCAAATACCATACCTATGCCTGAAGTTGTCCAGATTGTTGCAGCAGTGGTAAGGCCTTTTATGTTAAACCCATATTTAAAAATTGCACCTGCACCAAGAAAGCCAATACCGCTGATAACCTGTGCCGAAAGCCGTGCAGGATCTCCTGAATGAGGTGAATATACATACGGAATGAAATATGACAAAATCATTATTATACATGCACCCAAAGACAATACCATGTGTGTGCGAAGGCCTGCAGGTTGATAATGACGCTCGCGCTCAAATCCAATACAAAACCCTGCTATTATCGCACATAAAATTCTAACAAACACAGTAATAGGATGTAATACATCAAGACCGGTAATAGTATCAATGACAGTATTCATTTAGTTTTTCTTTTAATAGCTTAATCTGATTTTCAATATTTTCAATTGAAGTGCTTCCATACGATTTTTTTCTTTCAGTTGATTTTTGTGGATCAAGATATTCATAAATATCACGATCAAATTTGTCTGAAAATGTTTTTAATTCATCAAGTGTTAAAGCAAAAAAGTCTTTTTTATTTTGTTCACAATGTTTCACAATTGTACCAACAATCTCATGTGCCTGCCTGAAAGGGATTCCCCGCATTACAAGATAATCAGCTACATCGGTAGCGGTGGAATAATTCTTGTATACTGCTTTTTTTGTTATCTCACCGTTGACTGTCATGTGTTTAATCATTTCATCCATTCCTTTTATAACAAGCTTTACTGTATCTACTGAATCAAACAGTGGCTCTTTGTCTTCCTGTAAATCACGGTTATAGGTCATTGGCAATCCTTTTAATATAGTGAAGAGGGCAAAAAGATTTCCATACAACCTGCCAGTCTTCCCGCGTATAAGTTCAGCAACATCAGGGTTGCGCTTCTGAGGCATAATAGACGAACCTGTAGTTACTGAATCAGACAGTCTTATAAAGTTAAACTCAGCAGTTGACCACATAATTAAATCTTCAGCAAGCCGTGAAGAGTGCATTCCTATCATTGCTGCAAAATACAGAAAATCTGCAATGAAGTCCCTGTCGCTCACCGCATCCATTGAATTATGTGCGATAGCTCCAAATTGTAGCTCTTTTGCTAGATAGTGTCTATCAGTGTCATAGTTAACACCTGCCAGTGCTCCGCTTCCTAAAGGTAGAACATCAGCAGCATCAAACGCATTGTGCAGACGCTTCAAGTCGCGCAGATATGCCCATGCATACACTAATAGATGATGGCTAAAACGCACTGGCTGGGCAATTTGCATATGCGTATATCCAGGCATAATTATTTGCATATTCTCTTCGGCTTTGTTTAAGAGCGACTTCACAAGTGTAACACAATATTGCTGTATTTCTTTTATCTCCTTTTTTAGATATAATCGCACATCTGTTACAACCTGATCATTACGTGAACGTGCCGTGTGTAAGCGCTTTCCTGCATCCCCAACAAGCTGAGTTAATCGTGATTCAATATTCATATGAATATCTTCAAGCTTTTCGTCAAAAGGGAACAAGCCTTCCTCAATTTCTTTTTCAATAATCTTTAAACCTTTAATAATATCATCACAGTCATTTTGTGAAAGTATTCCCTGTTTACACAACATCCTGGCATGAGCAATTGAGCCTTCAATATCTTGTTTATACAATCGCATATCAAAATGCAATGACGCAGATATTTGCTCAGTTACTTTAGAGGTTGTTTCTGAAAACCTACCACCCCACAGTTTTTTATTGTTCAAGTTGAATCTCCCTTAAAATAGCATAGTAGTAAATCTTTGCTAATTACAAGATTCTTTGGTTTACTCAACACGATTGAAACAAATGCTACTTTAATCAGTTTGGATAACTGCATACCATTTGTAGAACAAGATTGTAAAACAATAATCATTTTTTCTGTCAAGTATAATGGGGAATCTACGATTTTATCTGCTGCAGAATTATATTAAGATAATTGTCTAATTCTCCAATTAATGGTTTCAACTCATATTCAAGTATGTCTGAAAGGCTGACAATATCATTGTTTTCCATGATTTCAACTATCTCAGATAACATATCCTGCAATCGTATATTGTGTTCCTCAAGCGATTGATTATTATGCATAACTTCCGCTAGATTGATACCAAATACTGGTGATATCTGATAACAGGTTCGCATATATAGATAGAGAAAATCAATAAGCGTGTGTATGATCTCCAGTGCTTCATTATCTTTACCCTTTTGATACAGGCTGGCTATCGCTTCCAGATTATCCACCTGTTTTGGTACCATTGTTTTTATATCAAGCAAAGTCTTAAAAAGAACATCCGGGGAATCAACACTCTGTACAATGAGGTGTTTTAGCGCATCACTGCAAAGAAGGACTCTGAATAACGTTGTGACATCATGAAACAATTCATTAATTTTATTAATTTCAACGCTTGATTTGTCATTTGCAATTGTCTGTTGAAGTAATTGTATTGATTCAATATATTGTTGTACAGTCATATCTTTAAAACGAACATCTTCTCTTTCTAAGCCTAACATGTGTAATACTGACTGCAATACAGAAACAATCCATTCAATGCCATGGTGCAATTGAGTAAATTCACTATCAGTTAATTGGGAAAGGCTTTTGCCTTTTAAATACTGCTGTGCCCTATTGCAATATGCTATTCCTTCTTTGATTGAATCAATGACAACATCACCAACAGACTGCACATAGCAATTGATATTTTTAATTTCGTGTATTGGCGTTTCAGGTGCAGTGTCAGGTTGATACAGTACTCCATCAACGATTGCTCCAGAAAATATGAGCTTTCGTTCGGATGCCCAATTATACACCGAACTCATCACATCCTTTACAGTGCACTCTTGTTCTATTGCAAAATCAACAGGGTGGTCATTAATTAAAAGTTGCATTGCATACCTCTTATACCAACATTTATTTTTCAGTTTGCTTTTGTAAATTTTTCATCTGCATATCAAGCCAGCTGCCCTGAGATTTAGAGCCTGATATTGCTTTTTCCATTGAAGCAAATTTTTGCCTCAATTTTTGCTCATACGCCTTGAGATGCTCCTGTTTCCGTTCTATCCGCTCATCAGTTGCTTTAATTGAAGCATCCTCAAGGTCCATTTTTGCCACAATAATATTTTTACCCGCACTGACATAGGGATCAAGAACGGTTTCCATTTTAAAAGCAAGTCCATTGTCAATGCGGTTATCGCCGTCATTGTCCGAACCAAAAAATTCCTGTACGCCTTCAGGATTTTCCGACAATACCTCAACAAGTTTTGCTTCATCAATGATAAGCTTGCCTTCCCTGATTGTTTCCCACTTTGCATTAATTTCGCCTGTTGATACGCCAATCTGGTACAGCATTTTAATAGGATTTTGAGCATTTGAAGGATATGCAGAGCTAATTGCAGTTTTTAATGAATTTTGAAGCCGCATAAGAGTCATATCACCTATAAAAATACCATTTTTATTTTTATCTTTTTGATAGTCACCAACCTTGTCACTTTTTACTGCCTTTGTCAGTTCATTATTAAATGCAAGGTAGTCATTATAAGCTTCAACAAACTTCTTTATCTTTTCAACTGCCGTTTCAGTGTTTTGACGGATTGTAATTGTTACTGGTTTGGTAGAAGTACCAAGCAAATTAAGAGTAACGCCCTTTAATACATCGTCAATACCAGTATTTTTTGGCCTTACTATCTCCACCCCATCCAGCTTGAATTTTGCATCACTTGCCTGAGCTATGACATTTTTAGGATCAAGTATCCCTTCCCCCTTCAACTCAGTAATCAGCGCAGCATCCTGAAAAGTAGCTTTGCCATCATTACAATAAAATAAAATTTTTGTTATTTTTTTATCTGCAAAGTCTTGGCCTACTGGCAATTCCTGCTTACCCTGCCGTGCAGGGTCAAGTTTGTATATCTTTTCTATCCGTTTTCCATCCTCTACTGAAACTACCCCAACACCTATAACATCTTCGACCTCTTTTTTTGGCTTCTTTTCAAGTGGCCGTTCTCGGGAAACATTATACCCCTTTAATTCAATACCTTTGATTACTGTGGTTTCATCCGGTCCTATTTCTATTTTATAAGGTATAACTTCTTCCTCTGATTTTTCCTTTGAATACGATACACTAACTTCAAGGATTGATTGCTTTACAGCTTTATACTCAACCGGCAAAATATATTCACGCCATAATTTAGCATCAATAGTTAATGACTTACCATCTTTATCAACTGTCAGGGTGCCATCTTCATCTTCTACCGGTTTTTCACCAGTATATCCAGTAAAATATTTAGTATCAAATATTATGCGTTGTGATTCTCTTCCCGCACCCTTTTCTCCTTTTACCAGTCCAATCTTTTTTAAATATTCTTCATCACCCCGTATTTTCAACTCACCTTTTTTACCCGGTACTTTGGATTCAATTGTTAAAATACTTTTATCGTCGATAGTTTTTATTGTCGTTGCCGAAACTACACTTGACGCAACTTCATTAATCCTATCACTTAACGATTTAATATTGCCTCCACGAAATTTAATTGTATATGAATTTCCATCAACTTCGATGCTAAAAGTCCCCGAAGGCAACATCTCATCTTCTTTAATCTGGTCACTGGATATTTTGTGAGAGGAAGCCAAATTCAATACTTCTAATGTATGCGTACCATTTTCTGCATACCGTGATGCCTGTGCCTGCAACACACCAGGATCGGAAATCTGTACACCTTTTTCTTTAAATGGTGACCTGAATCCATATAGATCTTTTATTGCATTGTTTAAGGTATTGAGTTTGGTTTGCAGCTGGCGCAAAGCTTCTTTACGGAGAGAGTATCTATCTTTTTCCTCCTGCCATTGGACAATGGGGCGTGCTTCCACCTCTACCAGTTTTTGAATTATCTGGTCGGTATCCATCCCTGATGCAACGCCGCCTAAAGTGACTGGCATACATGTATCCCTTCATGTAAGATAATAGTAAAGATAGCAATGTATCCATACTATTTCAATACATTATCGGCAAAATTTAGCAATCACTCAAGCGACATATTACCATAAAATTATCGTGACTCATCAATAAACATGCCTATCATTTCCCTGATCTGAGCAGCCAGCCTGATTACCTCTTTTGGTGGTATTTCCCGAATAACCTCGTTGTTATTGGCATCCAGTACACGCATCACTATTCTGTCGGTTTTTTCATCTACCGAAAAGGCTATACGGTTGTTTGCTGTTTTTGCTGCTGCATTCAGCATTTCTACTGCATCATATAAATTTTCCCTAGAAAATCGCG belongs to Spirochaetota bacterium and includes:
- a CDS encoding FAD-dependent oxidoreductase codes for the protein MHYCIIGNGVAGTEAALAIRSQDSSSAVTIITQSVHHMYYRPRLIEYLAGDIKPENLYIYKPAMYDEKHIEVLFNTQVIDIDTKSKLILLHNGSKIKYDTLCIATGATPNIPNISGITLKGVFSIRTLEDADAIIHHIENTHHKQVAVVGGGLLGLETAYSLCKRGCHVTVIEFFDRLLPRQLDNEGASILKNLLEQKGLQFVLSDSVTEIVGDSSVQKVICKSGTQINADTVIFSMGIKPQIELAKNAGLAVNRGILINNYLQTSEPTIFAAGDPTEYNGICYGIWPAAREQGKLAGMNMAGVMQEYKGTLLSVLLKITGIDLYSAGDFNKEGTRSIVHKADSVYVKFLYSDTEPLAAIVIGDMNIIKLARNVMERKAEISELITKFA
- a CDS encoding pyridoxal phosphate-dependent aminotransferase → MSYLTMLSQRANEFTSFIVMDVMAKAEELERKGQRVIHLEVGEPDFITPQVIEEAAIEALKKQKIKYTHALGLLELREAICQYYYTEYNVSLSPDQILVTTGTSPALLFAMLAILNPGEDVIVSNPRYPCYQNFIIAAGGRVNEIVTYPEEGFQYRPEDIKKKITPRTKAIMINSPCNPTGIVMSKDALQTMAQFDAQFIISDEIYHGLVYKDRAHSILEFTDRAFVINGFSKLYAMTGWRLGYCIFPKEFTKVMQRIHQNFMISANNFIQWAGIAALKYAKPDVEKMRQTYDARRKYMIQRLTQMGFTIHVEPTGAFYVFADARAFCSDSYKEAFNIVEKVKVGVTPGIDFGSAGEGFLRFSYATSLENIEEGLNRIESYLKGR
- a CDS encoding NAD(P)H-dependent oxidoreductase; its protein translation is MVQILILYYSRSGNTQELAKAIAEGVKQVEGAQCILRSTAEVTKDDFLNSHGIIAGSPVYFGTMAAELKRLFDDYVIIRRKMENKVGAAFATSSDPSGGKETTLLSIIQAMLIYGMVIVGDPMEATGHYGVSCIGSPDEKTKKNAALLGKRVAELAKKLWD
- the ispD gene encoding 2-C-methyl-D-erythritol 4-phosphate cytidylyltransferase, translating into MKHCAIIVAGGVGQRMGSSVPKQFLQLGTKPIIAWSVETFITSKLIDIIIIAIHPDYKQKLQEIVNIYFPNNKIIIANGGATRQESCYNALNAYDFSANDIVLIHDAARPFITSTMIKQCIEGAKQNSACGIYVPVKETIAHIADSTVAQVLPRQTLYAAQTPQCFRYSIISDAHKKARDNNIRDATDDVSLVVMAGYTVKAIIGDFYSNIKITTNQDMELAKVLVIQKHHNK
- a CDS encoding MgtC/SapB family protein encodes the protein MNTVIDTITGLDVLHPITVFVRILCAIIAGFCIGFERERHYQPAGLRTHMVLSLGACIIMILSYFIPYVYSPHSGDPARLSAQVISGIGFLGAGAIFKYGFNIKGLTTAATIWTTSGIGMVFGAGFYFLGAIATVFLVVILQVFEKIELWLVEQKKVRILQITYYSDAIAAKQILTAIKTHTGEIDIRQVSITEDVENHTSDLVVHCRMDEDFSIRLLFEELKQLGHIKKIKID
- the argH gene encoding argininosuccinate lyase, with the translated sequence MNNKKLWGGRFSETTSKVTEQISASLHFDMRLYKQDIEGSIAHARMLCKQGILSQNDCDDIIKGLKIIEKEIEEGLFPFDEKLEDIHMNIESRLTQLVGDAGKRLHTARSRNDQVVTDVRLYLKKEIKEIQQYCVTLVKSLLNKAEENMQIIMPGYTHMQIAQPVRFSHHLLVYAWAYLRDLKRLHNAFDAADVLPLGSGALAGVNYDTDRHYLAKELQFGAIAHNSMDAVSDRDFIADFLYFAAMIGMHSSRLAEDLIMWSTAEFNFIRLSDSVTTGSSIMPQKRNPDVAELIRGKTGRLYGNLFALFTILKGLPMTYNRDLQEDKEPLFDSVDTVKLVIKGMDEMIKHMTVNGEITKKAVYKNYSTATDVADYLVMRGIPFRQAHEIVGTIVKHCEQNKKDFFALTLDELKTFSDKFDRDIYEYLDPQKSTERKKSYGSTSIENIENQIKLLKEKLNEYCH
- the fliD gene encoding flagellar filament capping protein FliD — encoded protein: MPVTLGGVASGMDTDQIIQKLVEVEARPIVQWQEEKDRYSLRKEALRQLQTKLNTLNNAIKDLYGFRSPFKEKGVQISDPGVLQAQASRYAENGTHTLEVLNLASSHKISSDQIKEDEMLPSGTFSIEVDGNSYTIKFRGGNIKSLSDRINEVASSVVSATTIKTIDDKSILTIESKVPGKKGELKIRGDEEYLKKIGLVKGEKGAGRESQRIIFDTKYFTGYTGEKPVEDEDGTLTVDKDGKSLTIDAKLWREYILPVEYKAVKQSILEVSVSYSKEKSEEEVIPYKIEIGPDETTVIKGIELKGYNVSRERPLEKKPKKEVEDVIGVGVVSVEDGKRIEKIYKLDPARQGKQELPVGQDFADKKITKILFYCNDGKATFQDAALITELKGEGILDPKNVIAQASDAKFKLDGVEIVRPKNTGIDDVLKGVTLNLLGTSTKPVTITIRQNTETAVEKIKKFVEAYNDYLAFNNELTKAVKSDKVGDYQKDKNKNGIFIGDMTLMRLQNSLKTAISSAYPSNAQNPIKMLYQIGVSTGEINAKWETIREGKLIIDEAKLVEVLSENPEGVQEFFGSDNDGDNRIDNGLAFKMETVLDPYVSAGKNIIVAKMDLEDASIKATDERIERKQEHLKAYEQKLRQKFASMEKAISGSKSQGSWLDMQMKNLQKQTEK
- a CDS encoding flagellar protein FlaG, with the translated sequence MDISKVSGNMPLTAFKVKQPEAKVEERKYEEPRFSRENLYDAVEMLNAAAKTANNRIAFSVDEKTDRIVMRVLDANNNEVIREIPPKEVIRLAAQIREMIGMFIDESR